AGACTTCTTCGCCCTCTCTCACGGAGCGGCCCTGAGCTTCCAGCTCATCAACGACAGCCTGAAGTTTGGGCAACAGGAGGATCTGGACCTGAGGATGCTGCTCTACTGGGTCAACGCTGAGTATGACAGGCCACCCATCTTTGTGGTGCAGAGTGGCTGGTAGGTTTAGATGTTGCCTTGGTCTgtgattttcattgttttgaagTGTACTAGAACATCTCGTTTTCACTGCTGTTCAACACAGGTATGTTCTCGGCAATACAAAGACAGAAGATCCAAAACACATGTACTACCTCAAGAGGTTCATCGCAGAGGCACTAAAATGTGAGTAATGACACAGCACACCACAACAGCATGTAGATCCAGATCTACCCCTTTTCAGATAAGGGTATGAATCACTTTACAATCCCTTTTAAATCTGAgccgtccgtctgtctgtgtttgccaTGCAGCAATTGTCATAGATGGAGTGAATGTTATTGGATACACAGCCTGGTCTCTGATCGATGGCTTCGAGTGGCACAGAGAATACGGGATACGACGGGGACTTTACTACGTTGACTTCAACACTCCTGACATGAAGAGAGAACCAAAGACATCTGCCACCTTTTACAGGTAAATGTTATGAGTGAGTGGTGACAACTAGTTCTTAAATTTGGACTGTATGGCATGGAACTACTACAGttatagttttattttagtttagtttatttaaaGGCGTTTTTGATAAACGTTTCCTTACAGCTCTCAGCACAGCTCCTCCTAAAGTGATGATTACTTGTTATTCCCAAAGGAACGTCATCCAGAGGAATGGTTTCCCAGAACTTCCAGAGAACAGACCAGCACAGGGAGACTTCCCGTGTGACTTCGCCTGGGGGGTATCTGCTAACTCCATACaggtatactgtatgtgtttgttgtatttaaactgaggatgggagggaggagtgtgtgtttgtggaaggACAGGAGAGTCGTTGAGGGTCAGTTGTAACATACAGGGCAAAGATCTGAAACATTAACCTTTATCAAAGTGGGAACTCAGTTTCtatctaaccctaacccgcttcaccttctttttctcctccaacAACAGGGCTCTTATTTTTAGCCGAGTACGGAAAGTTACAGATAGCTACCCGAGAAAACAAAAGTGCTGTCCTCTTCCTTTGTGCCAGAAATGTTAGGATTGGTTAATTCCTTGGCGAAGTCGCCTCATGTTCATCACATTATTTTGAACTTGCAGTTTTCAAGGTGAAAGTCCAGCTCAAGAACAGCTACAATAATGATTCATCTCTTAATCATAAACCACATAACCTCCCAGCATCTGCCCGCTGAGCTTAACCGCACGGAACCAACTGTTACTATCGATTTGCCCCATTTGGcctttatttgcatttgtggGTAGTTGGTAAACGCAATGTTTGAGGCTTAGTAAGTTCAAATTTACAttggtgtgttttttctgtttctcctcatgTCATAGGTGGAGACCATGCCCAGCCAGTTTGCAGACCCCAGTGTTTACCTTTGGAATATCTCCAGCAACGGAGCGCTGATGAGGCTGGAGGGCTACAGTGCGCCGCCGTTACGCCGAACCACACACTGCGCTGATTACACCTCCATCCGACAACAAGTCCGTACCAGTCAAACAGTTATCATTTGTGAAGCTTTTATAACATCTCAAGCACATTATGCACCCCCACATGTGTAGGTAGTCTCTGATAGTTAAATCCAAATTTATTCCTAATGACCCTGAACTAAAGGTTAAGTGACTAAAGTCAGTTAAGGTACTACATTGATATGGACATATCTGCCAAACACATttggcagtgtttgtgtgtgggaagTCAGTGAGGGATCATGGCCTTATAaatccaataaataaataaatcttaaaCAAAAATTACAATGAAAAAATCTTTGCAGCACTTTGATTTTCTCAGTGTTGGCTCAGTGTTTAAACAAACGTTTTTGTCATactaaaaaaaagtacagttttgaaAAACGTTCATAGATTTGTATGTGTGCAGGTTGTGTAGGTATTGCCTCTCTTTCTTCAGGTGGATGAAATCCAGCAGGTGGGGGTGAACCActtccatttctctctgaaCTGGTCGGCTCTGGTGCCCACAGGTGATGTGGCTCACCCTAACACTACTCTGCTGGGTTACTACCGCTGCTTCACCCGCCAGCTGCTGAAGGCCAACGTCACGCCCGTGGTCACTCTGTGGCACCACACGCGCCAGCGCAGCAGCCTGCCTGCCCCGCTGGATACCGTCAACAAGTGGCTGAACAGGTCAGACACGGTGATGATCTGAAGCTCTTTTATCTCCAACAGGTTTTATGGTAGTTGATacctgaaggaggagaaaaccTCATGGGGCAGAGGCCGGGAGGAGAAATGGTCAAGGATGAAGCTCAAGGATGCTTTAACAGGGCCAAGGGGTTGATCCAGAAGGGCGTGAGCCTTCTTTGTTAAATCAAATAACACTATCTGTCTCACTACCGTTTCTCAAGGGcctgtttctcatttaaatttaaatgttaaattatttacatgaatatttgttttttttgtgtaaataaaatttATACACTTGATTTTTCTCTCAGGGAGACTCCACAGGCGTTCGCAGACTATGCCAGACTTTGTTACAGAGAACTAGGTGCCCATGTGAAGATGTGGATCACCCTGAACGAGCCCAACGATGAAATGGTGAGCTACCAGGAAGGTCATCAGATGTTGCGGGCACATGCTCTGGCCTGGCACGCTTACGACCGCGAGTTTAGGCGCACCCAGGGAGGACAGGTCAGTAGAACTgcagtgttgatgttttttttccctttagctttattaaatatttacattgattttttttcattatttaaagtTAATGGGTTTGTAAATGTTTGCCCAAATGTTACACAAGTAATCTACAAAATCCCAGTTTAACCTCAGAAACATTTGTTGCATTAAGCTGTCTTTGCCGTCCTGTTCTTTCCTGTCAGTTTCCATAGATCCTTTCACATCCAGTCAGCCAGTACAGGTTTGATTCACTGAAGTCCACAGGAgaatgaaaatgtcagagatGATCACCTAAGCTATTTTCGGTGTTGTGTctcaggtgtctctggctctgcACATGGACTGGGTGGAACCAGCCTTTTCATTCAGCCGTGAAGACGTGGAACCAGCTAAAAGGGTTTTAGACTTCCGCGTTGGCTGGTTTGCAGAGCCGATCTTTGGCAGCGGGGACTATCCTCTGGGCATGAGGAGCTGGCTGCGTCAGCTCAACTCACTTGAGTATAAAGATTTTATTATGTAAAGCAGTTTTATGTGATGGGACTGTTGGAAAATccattgtttttgttggttAGCATTTTTAGCCATACTAGCAGCGTGAATCCACCACATTCACTATGGTAGAATATTGGTGATCCTAGTCTTGATTTGCAACCCAGCACTAAGAGTACACAGTTAACAGTAAATGGAGCAAACCCAAAGCTGCTAACTTGTAcgtctgttctgtgtgtttccacagcCTGCCAGTCTTCAatgaggaggacagacagctgGTTAAAGGGACATATGACTTCTTTGCCATTAGTCACTTCAGTACCAAGTTGGTGACACATGCCAAGGAAGACTCGTAAgattaattcacatttttttttgcctttattttgagAGTGACACAAAAGAAGACAAGACACCGTTTTATAGCTTTATTGGAATTCTTAACAAATATGTTTCCCTGATGTAGTGATACATTCAGCATTTTAAAGACATAAGATTACAGCCCACGATGAGCTTCTGTGTCATCTCCATGTCTGCAGGTACACCTACACAGCAATACTAGAGGTCCAACACATGATCGACACCACGTGGATCATGTCCCCGAGGCCCGTTGTGCCCTGGGGCCTAAGGAAAGCCCTCAACTGGGTGAGAGTGGAGGGGTCTGAGTCGCATTTTGTTTGGTGGCTGGTTGTTATAGGCTTGACTGTTGACCGTTCTTGTACAGTCACAGTGTGAAGAGTTAAAAAGTTGAATGTTGGATCCATTTTCCATATTAAAGCCAGTGGTAGGAAAGCTGACAGGGACACAGTGCAGGTGAGGCCTGTTTgcccttcactgtgcagaatgacgTATTTGCAGAATGTGTAAATTCTTAGTGCACAAATGCTGAGAATGGATTTTTCGGTGAAGTAGGAGAAATTTTTGCAGTGAACAATATTTACATATTCGTAGATtctggagagagaagagatagaTGTAActatttttaatggaaaaatcaCACTGGACACAAAATATCTGTCAGAGCAGATTATTTTTAGAAATGTCTTCAATCATTTCTGGAGGTGATGTGATAAAAGTGAcattgctgctgttgtgctgtgtaAGGTCAAGGAGCACTACTGTGACGTACCTGTCTATGTGATGGCTAATGGGGTCCAGGAAGACCCAGCCCGCTTCAAAGACAGCCTAAGAGTCTACTACCTGTACAACTACATAAATGAGGCGCTGAAAGGTgagaatacaaacacacacatttatacaatCAACTCAGGAGCCGTGTATTGTTATTACTGCATTTGTGTACTGAGTGATCAATCCTTCAGAGGTTACTGATGTTTTCCCCCTTTACTGGTCAACAGCTTTCATGACACGGCCTCTGCAGAGTTTAAATATTAGACAAGTATTTAGGTCACTGACCGCTGAACAGTCAGCTgactcagaacacacacatatgcacacaaaaatataaacagagacacacactctacacTGAATTGTTGAGTCGAGGTTACTCACTATCTAGTTACCTGTCCTTGTAAAGTTTATTTGGTTTCACGCAGTGAGGGGCCTGGCTAGCAGTCTGAAACATTGCAGTGTCACATTATGTTGTGCTCACAGTGTCATGTCATTACATGTTGTAGTGTGCTCTGTCACCACTAAGAGGCAACCATCTACAGAGTTGTAATCCaatgaaatggggaaaaaaatttagtcatttttgtgtatttatggtGGAGTACTAATATGAAGGccgagaaaaaaatatgtttgtaatgtaaatatgttttaatacaTCAAATAATTGTGAAATAGTGAGTCAAACATATGACTTTGTGTATCATAATTTTGGGTCATTTTTCATAAACAGCAATGTCTGAAAATCATGTTAAATTCCTAAATGTCATGATCTCACATGCTCagtctttcctcctccctcctcagcGTACACTCTGGACGGCGTAAACCTGAAGGGTTACTTTGCTTACGCCCTGAGCGACCAAAGGGACCCAGGGTTTGGCTTGTACGGCCAAGTCCACGAAGAAGTCATCGTGAAGGCCTCACTCTCGAACTATCGCAACATCATCCAGCACAACGGTTTCCCCATTCAGGGAGCTGCGCCCCAGCAGTGTCCCAGCTTCCCTCAACCCTGCCTGGGCTGCCATGTGCTGGTGAAGAGGCCTGTGGTAGGTTTCCTGAGTCTTGTGGGTTCAGGGGTGCTAATCACTCTGGGCCTCATCATCTACTACACAGCCAAGAGACACAAGGAGTGTTACTGATGACTGTGGCTGTagggtttgttttatttctttttataaatGACTCTCCAGAAAAGAAATTGAGCTCATTGTTCAGCAGTGCAGAGTTCATGTCAGCTTTGAATTAATAGTGCTTCTTTTAACTTAATGAAGTCTGGAGGAGGACTAAGTGGTGAAATCATCTTCACATTCTGGGTGTTCAGC
This genomic stretch from Toxotes jaculatrix isolate fToxJac2 chromosome 12, fToxJac2.pri, whole genome shotgun sequence harbors:
- the kl gene encoding klotho, coding for MRALLALLTFLALGSVAAKPNAGLKTWGRFSKLPYPGDKAFLYDTFPEDFIWAVGTAAYQVEGAFEKDGKGLSIWDTFTRGGNRMATGDVGSDSYHNIHADIRAIRQLGVSHYRFSLSWSRIFSNGTRGSYNEIGTNYYRTLIKRLKEIRVQPVVTLYHWDLPDHLQQTLGGWSNPELVGIFKDYADFCFQTFGDDVKYWITIDNPFVVARHGYGTGVVAPGIKNDPDLPFRVGHNLLKAHAAAWHLYNKHYRPRQQGKLSMALASHWIKPSRTRLESLRECQCSLDHVLGWFARPLFTDGDYPPCMKARLGSRLPTFTQEEREQVKGTADFFALSHGAALSFQLINDSLKFGQQEDLDLRMLLYWVNAEYDRPPIFVVQSGWYVLGNTKTEDPKHMYYLKRFIAEALKSIVIDGVNVIGYTAWSLIDGFEWHREYGIRRGLYYVDFNTPDMKREPKTSATFYRNVIQRNGFPELPENRPAQGDFPCDFAWGVSANSIQVETMPSQFADPSVYLWNISSNGALMRLEGYSAPPLRRTTHCADYTSIRQQVDEIQQVGVNHFHFSLNWSALVPTGDVAHPNTTLLGYYRCFTRQLLKANVTPVVTLWHHTRQRSSLPAPLDTVNKWLNRETPQAFADYARLCYRELGAHVKMWITLNEPNDEMVSYQEGHQMLRAHALAWHAYDREFRRTQGGQVSLALHMDWVEPAFSFSREDVEPAKRVLDFRVGWFAEPIFGSGDYPLGMRSWLRQLNSLDLPVFNEEDRQLVKGTYDFFAISHFSTKLVTHAKEDSYTYTAILEVQHMIDTTWIMSPRPVVPWGLRKALNWVKEHYCDVPVYVMANGVQEDPARFKDSLRVYYLYNYINEALKAYTLDGVNLKGYFAYALSDQRDPGFGLYGQVHEEVIVKASLSNYRNIIQHNGFPIQGAAPQQCPSFPQPCLGCHVLVKRPVVGFLSLVGSGVLITLGLIIYYTAKRHKECY